The Acanthopagrus latus isolate v.2019 chromosome 13, fAcaLat1.1, whole genome shotgun sequence genome contains a region encoding:
- the clip2 gene encoding CAP-Gly domain-containing linker protein 2 isoform X3, which translates to MNMLKSSGLKIPGRGPKHSSPVGRSSAGGTSSPVAPKDNVPLKPTTPTKISEEGDDVLGDYTVGEHVWVNGVKPGVIAYLGETQFAPGQWAGVILNDLVGKNDGSVGGVRYFECQPLQGIFTRPSKLTRQPVGEGSDSHSTDSVSVQNQNQQGGAPSGQRVVVTLREGLLNSAGKTGNESGSNMSDSGSVKKGGDKDLRVGDRVLVGGSKMGVIRYMGETDFAKGEWCGVELDEPLGKNDGAVAGTRYFQCLPKFGLFAPIHKVIRIGFPSTSPAKAKKSKRVAMGVSSLAHSPSSSSISSVSSVASSVSGRPSRAGLLTETSSRYARKISGTTALQEALKEKQQHIEQLLAERDLERAEMAKATSHISDVEKELNAVKSQHVQYVTENEGTLQQVKAMLASTQKDKLELANQLEEEKRKVEDLQFRVEEESITKGDLEQTTVEEQSRIMQLETELSLRRAEVEKLQAQLRGSDAGSQQDVYSEAAAGSDTKPETLLKEGGELKENQQEVESLKALLDNKNQEISDMKQKLQQAAKENMEMMDSWKAKFDTLVSDHQRSLEELKASLSGDHSDPAGQEQDPQELRATLEGLKMEHQLEMENLKAKHKIEAAILTKEREDLCSRLQEVKEQLADGNQAWRTKVEAKSSKQALEEATEKLQKAERRLVEMEKLQVEQEKGTGELRERLELSEKKMTDYQALQKAQAESQEEIQKLEEKLRVTANQLQAIQADRYTSHDANVIEDNEISEEKMKLKQNIEETMEKLLKREKEVSTLTSQVEALKSQTAALETKVRSGEKKVDALAKEKLRVEAELEAMTKKSHDASGQLVHISQELLKKERSLNELRVLLLESHRHSRDMEKDLTREVHKAEWKVKEQKLQEDIKTLREKLLLLGRERSSPDHRRYSMLDPSALDSEVSRLRQRLLNTEDALRNALEHNQQVDQLVQAMRRHPEKSPAHGANSSNGIHHQESDIPPDVGTTLI; encoded by the exons ATGAACATGCTGAAGTCCAGTGGACTGAAGATCCCTGGCCGGGGGCCCAAACATTCCAGCCCAGTGGGAAGGAGCTCCGCGGGGGGAACGTCCAGCCCAGTCGCCCCTAAAGACA ACGTCCCGCTGAAGCCCACCACTCCAACTAAAATCTCTGAAGAGGGCGACGATGTTCTGGGGGACTACACAGTCGGAGAACACGTCTGGGTCAACGGCGTCAAACCAGGAGTTATCGCCTACCTGGGGGAGACCCAGTTCGCCCCGGGACAGTGGGCTGGCGTGATTCTGAACGACCTAGTTGGCAAAAACGATGGGTCGGTGGGCGGAGTGCGCTACTTTGAGTGCCAGCCCCTGCAGGGCATCTTCACGAGACCCTCGAAGCTCACCCGACAGCCGGTCGGAGAGGGAAGCGACAGCCACTCCACTGACTCAGTCTCagttcagaatcagaaccagcaGGGCGGCGCCCCCTCTGGCCAGAGGGTGGTGGTGACACTCAGAGAGGGCCTGCTCAACAGCGCCGGGAAAACAGGAAACGAGTCGGGGTCCAACATGTCCGACAGCGGCTCGGTTAAGAAAGGAGGGGACAAGGATCTAAGAGTCGGAGATCGAGTTCTG gtcgGGGGCTCTAAGATGGGAGTCATTCGCTACATGGGGGAGACGGACTTCGCTAAGGGTGAGTGGTGTGGGGTCGAGCTGGACGAGCCTCTGGGGAAGAACGACGGAGCAGTGGCTGGTacaag ATACTTCCAGTGTCTTCCCAAGTTCGGTCTGTTCGCTCCGATCCACAAGGTGATCCGGATCGGCTTCCCGTCCACGAGCCCGGCCAAGGCCAAGAAGAGCAAGCGGGTGGCGATGGGCGTGTCGTCTCTGGCCCACAGccccagcagctcctccatcagTTCAGTCAGCTCGGTGGCCTCCTCCGTGAGCGGACGACCGAGCCGAGCTGGACTG CTGACGGAGACGTCGTCACGTTACGCCCGTAAGATCTCGGGCACCACGGCGCTGCAGGAGGCCCtgaaggagaagcagcagcacatcgAGCAGCTGCTGGCGGAGAGAGACCTGGAGCGAGCCGAGATGGCCAAGGCCACGAGCCACATCAGTGATGTGGAGAAGGAGCTGAACGCCGTGAAGTCGCAGCACGTCCAG TACGTGACGGAGAATGAAGGAACCCTCCAGCAGGTGAAGGCCATGTTGGCCAGCACGCAGAAGGACAAACTGGAACTGGCCAATCAGctggaagaagagaagag GAAGGTGGAGGACCTCCAgttcagggtggaggaggagagcatcACTAAAGGAGACCTGGAG CAAACCACGGTTGAGGAGCAGAGTCGCATCATGCAGCTGGAGACGGAGCTCAGCCTCCGGAGGGCCGAGGTGGAGAAGCTCCAGGCTCAGCTGAGAGGATCTGACGCCGGCTCGCAGCAGGACGTCTACAGCGAGGCCGCGGCGGGGTCCGACACCAAGCCAGAGACCCTGTTGAAGGAGGGCGGCGAGCTCAAAGAGAACCAGCAGGAGGTGGAGTCACTGAAGGCGCTGCTGGATAATAAGAACCAGGAGATCAGTGACATGAAGCAGAAGCTCCAACAGGCCGCGAAGGAGAACATGGAGATGATGGACAGCTGGAAG GCGAAGTTTGACACTTTAGTCAGCGACCACCAGCGCtccctggaggagctgaaggccTCACTGAGCGGTGATCACTCAGATCCAGCAGGACAGGAGCAGGACCCCCAGGAGCTGAGAGCCACTCTGGAGGGCCTGAAGATGGAGCACCAGCTGGAGATGGAGAACCTGAAGGCCAAACACAAGATCGAAGCCGCCATTCTGACCAAGGAGCGCGAGGACCTGTGCTCCCGCCTGCAGGAGGTGAAAGAGCAGCTGGCCGACGGGAACCAGGCGTGGAGGACCAAGGTGGAGGCCAAGAGCAGCAAGCAGGCCCTGGAGGAGGCGACGGAGAAGCTCCAGAAGGCGGAGCGGAGGCTGGTGGAGATGGAGaagctgcaggtggagcaggagaaAGGCAcaggagagctgagagagagactggagcTGTCGGAGAAGAAGATGACGGACTACCAGGCGCTGCAGAAGGCTCAGGCCGAGAGCCAGGAGGAGATCcagaagctggaggagaagctgagggTGACGGCCAACCAGCTGCAGGCCATCCAGGCCGACCGCTACACGTCCCACGATGCTAAC GTGATAGAAGATAACGAGATTtcagaggagaagatgaagctgaAGCAGAACATCGAAG AAACGATGGAGAAGTtgttgaaaagagagaaagaggtctCGACTCTCACGTCGCAGGTCGAAGCCCTCAAATCCCAGACGGCAG CCCTGGAGACCAAAGTTCGCTCCGGGGAGAAGAAAGTCGACGCTCTGGCCAAGGAGAAGCTGCGTGTGGAGGCCGAGCTGGAGGCCATGACCAAGAAGTCCCATGATGCCTCAGGGCAGCTGGTCCACATCAGccaggagctgctgaagaaaGAGAG GAGTCTGAATGAGCTGAGAGTGTTACTGCTGGAGTCCCACCGCCACTCTCGGGACATGGAGAAGGATCTGACCCGGGAGGTGCACAAGGCCGAGTGGAAGGTGAAGGagcagaagctgcaggaggacaTCAAGACGCTGCGcgagaagctgctgctgctg GGTCGAGAGCGTTCCTCACCCGACCACCGGCGGTACTCCATGCTGGACCCCTCGGCTCTGGACTCGGAGGTGAGCCGCCTCCGCCAGCGACTGCTGAACACCGAGGACGCCCTGAGGAATGCCTTGGAGCACAACCAGCAGGTCGACCAGCTGGTCCAGGCCATGCGCCGGCATCCAGAGAAAAGCCCG
- the clip2 gene encoding CAP-Gly domain-containing linker protein 2 isoform X2, translated as MNMLKSSGLKIPGRGPKHSSPVGRSSAGGTSSPVAPKDNVPLKPTTPTKISEEGDDVLGDYTVGEHVWVNGVKPGVIAYLGETQFAPGQWAGVILNDLVGKNDGSVGGVRYFECQPLQGIFTRPSKLTRQPVGEGSDSHSTDSVSVQNQNQQGGAPSGQRVVVTLREGLLNSAGKTGNESGSNMSDSGSVKKGGDKDLRVGDRVLVGGSKMGVIRYMGETDFAKGEWCGVELDEPLGKNDGAVAGTRYFQCLPKFGLFAPIHKVIRIGFPSTSPAKAKKSKRVAMGVSSLAHSPSSSSISSVSSVASSVSGRPSRAGLLTETSSRYARKISGTTALQEALKEKQQHIEQLLAERDLERAEMAKATSHISDVEKELNAVKSQHVQYVTENEGTLQQVKAMLASTQKDKLELANQLEEEKRKVEDLQFRVEEESITKGDLEGRCTHGAVSLRLGKRTKQTTVEEQSRIMQLETELSLRRAEVEKLQAQLRGSDAGSQQDVYSEAAAGSDTKPETLLKEGGELKENQQEVESLKALLDNKNQEISDMKQKLQQAAKENMEMMDSWKAKFDTLVSDHQRSLEELKASLSGDHSDPAGQEQDPQELRATLEGLKMEHQLEMENLKAKHKIEAAILTKEREDLCSRLQEVKEQLADGNQAWRTKVEAKSSKQALEEATEKLQKAERRLVEMEKLQVEQEKGTGELRERLELSEKKMTDYQALQKAQAESQEEIQKLEEKLRVTANQLQAIQADRYTSHDANVIEDNEISEEKMKLKQNIEETMEKLLKREKEVSTLTSQVEALKSQTAALETKVRSGEKKVDALAKEKLRVEAELEAMTKKSHDASGQLVHISQELLKKERSLNELRVLLLESHRHSRDMEKDLTREVHKAEWKVKEQKLQEDIKTLREKLLLLGRERSSPDHRRYSMLDPSALDSEVSRLRQRLLNTEDALRNALEHNQQVDQLVQAMRRHPEKSPAHGANSSNGIHHQESDIPPDEQH; from the exons ATGAACATGCTGAAGTCCAGTGGACTGAAGATCCCTGGCCGGGGGCCCAAACATTCCAGCCCAGTGGGAAGGAGCTCCGCGGGGGGAACGTCCAGCCCAGTCGCCCCTAAAGACA ACGTCCCGCTGAAGCCCACCACTCCAACTAAAATCTCTGAAGAGGGCGACGATGTTCTGGGGGACTACACAGTCGGAGAACACGTCTGGGTCAACGGCGTCAAACCAGGAGTTATCGCCTACCTGGGGGAGACCCAGTTCGCCCCGGGACAGTGGGCTGGCGTGATTCTGAACGACCTAGTTGGCAAAAACGATGGGTCGGTGGGCGGAGTGCGCTACTTTGAGTGCCAGCCCCTGCAGGGCATCTTCACGAGACCCTCGAAGCTCACCCGACAGCCGGTCGGAGAGGGAAGCGACAGCCACTCCACTGACTCAGTCTCagttcagaatcagaaccagcaGGGCGGCGCCCCCTCTGGCCAGAGGGTGGTGGTGACACTCAGAGAGGGCCTGCTCAACAGCGCCGGGAAAACAGGAAACGAGTCGGGGTCCAACATGTCCGACAGCGGCTCGGTTAAGAAAGGAGGGGACAAGGATCTAAGAGTCGGAGATCGAGTTCTG gtcgGGGGCTCTAAGATGGGAGTCATTCGCTACATGGGGGAGACGGACTTCGCTAAGGGTGAGTGGTGTGGGGTCGAGCTGGACGAGCCTCTGGGGAAGAACGACGGAGCAGTGGCTGGTacaag ATACTTCCAGTGTCTTCCCAAGTTCGGTCTGTTCGCTCCGATCCACAAGGTGATCCGGATCGGCTTCCCGTCCACGAGCCCGGCCAAGGCCAAGAAGAGCAAGCGGGTGGCGATGGGCGTGTCGTCTCTGGCCCACAGccccagcagctcctccatcagTTCAGTCAGCTCGGTGGCCTCCTCCGTGAGCGGACGACCGAGCCGAGCTGGACTG CTGACGGAGACGTCGTCACGTTACGCCCGTAAGATCTCGGGCACCACGGCGCTGCAGGAGGCCCtgaaggagaagcagcagcacatcgAGCAGCTGCTGGCGGAGAGAGACCTGGAGCGAGCCGAGATGGCCAAGGCCACGAGCCACATCAGTGATGTGGAGAAGGAGCTGAACGCCGTGAAGTCGCAGCACGTCCAG TACGTGACGGAGAATGAAGGAACCCTCCAGCAGGTGAAGGCCATGTTGGCCAGCACGCAGAAGGACAAACTGGAACTGGCCAATCAGctggaagaagagaagag GAAGGTGGAGGACCTCCAgttcagggtggaggaggagagcatcACTAAAGGAGACCTGGAG GGGCGATGCACTCATGGCGCAGTATCCTTGAGGTTGGGTAAGAGAACCAag CAAACCACGGTTGAGGAGCAGAGTCGCATCATGCAGCTGGAGACGGAGCTCAGCCTCCGGAGGGCCGAGGTGGAGAAGCTCCAGGCTCAGCTGAGAGGATCTGACGCCGGCTCGCAGCAGGACGTCTACAGCGAGGCCGCGGCGGGGTCCGACACCAAGCCAGAGACCCTGTTGAAGGAGGGCGGCGAGCTCAAAGAGAACCAGCAGGAGGTGGAGTCACTGAAGGCGCTGCTGGATAATAAGAACCAGGAGATCAGTGACATGAAGCAGAAGCTCCAACAGGCCGCGAAGGAGAACATGGAGATGATGGACAGCTGGAAG GCGAAGTTTGACACTTTAGTCAGCGACCACCAGCGCtccctggaggagctgaaggccTCACTGAGCGGTGATCACTCAGATCCAGCAGGACAGGAGCAGGACCCCCAGGAGCTGAGAGCCACTCTGGAGGGCCTGAAGATGGAGCACCAGCTGGAGATGGAGAACCTGAAGGCCAAACACAAGATCGAAGCCGCCATTCTGACCAAGGAGCGCGAGGACCTGTGCTCCCGCCTGCAGGAGGTGAAAGAGCAGCTGGCCGACGGGAACCAGGCGTGGAGGACCAAGGTGGAGGCCAAGAGCAGCAAGCAGGCCCTGGAGGAGGCGACGGAGAAGCTCCAGAAGGCGGAGCGGAGGCTGGTGGAGATGGAGaagctgcaggtggagcaggagaaAGGCAcaggagagctgagagagagactggagcTGTCGGAGAAGAAGATGACGGACTACCAGGCGCTGCAGAAGGCTCAGGCCGAGAGCCAGGAGGAGATCcagaagctggaggagaagctgagggTGACGGCCAACCAGCTGCAGGCCATCCAGGCCGACCGCTACACGTCCCACGATGCTAAC GTGATAGAAGATAACGAGATTtcagaggagaagatgaagctgaAGCAGAACATCGAAG AAACGATGGAGAAGTtgttgaaaagagagaaagaggtctCGACTCTCACGTCGCAGGTCGAAGCCCTCAAATCCCAGACGGCAG CCCTGGAGACCAAAGTTCGCTCCGGGGAGAAGAAAGTCGACGCTCTGGCCAAGGAGAAGCTGCGTGTGGAGGCCGAGCTGGAGGCCATGACCAAGAAGTCCCATGATGCCTCAGGGCAGCTGGTCCACATCAGccaggagctgctgaagaaaGAGAG GAGTCTGAATGAGCTGAGAGTGTTACTGCTGGAGTCCCACCGCCACTCTCGGGACATGGAGAAGGATCTGACCCGGGAGGTGCACAAGGCCGAGTGGAAGGTGAAGGagcagaagctgcaggaggacaTCAAGACGCTGCGcgagaagctgctgctgctg GGTCGAGAGCGTTCCTCACCCGACCACCGGCGGTACTCCATGCTGGACCCCTCGGCTCTGGACTCGGAGGTGAGCCGCCTCCGCCAGCGACTGCTGAACACCGAGGACGCCCTGAGGAATGCCTTGGAGCACAACCAGCAGGTCGACCAGCTGGTCCAGGCCATGCGCCGGCATCCAGAGAAAAGCCCG
- the clip2 gene encoding CAP-Gly domain-containing linker protein 2 isoform X1, whose amino-acid sequence MNMLKSSGLKIPGRGPKHSSPVGRSSAGGTSSPVAPKDNVPLKPTTPTKISEEGDDVLGDYTVGEHVWVNGVKPGVIAYLGETQFAPGQWAGVILNDLVGKNDGSVGGVRYFECQPLQGIFTRPSKLTRQPVGEGSDSHSTDSVSVQNQNQQGGAPSGQRVVVTLREGLLNSAGKTGNESGSNMSDSGSVKKGGDKDLRVGDRVLVGGSKMGVIRYMGETDFAKGEWCGVELDEPLGKNDGAVAGTRYFQCLPKFGLFAPIHKVIRIGFPSTSPAKAKKSKRVAMGVSSLAHSPSSSSISSVSSVASSVSGRPSRAGLLTETSSRYARKISGTTALQEALKEKQQHIEQLLAERDLERAEMAKATSHISDVEKELNAVKSQHVQYVTENEGTLQQVKAMLASTQKDKLELANQLEEEKRKVEDLQFRVEEESITKGDLEGRCTHGAVSLRLGKRTKQTTVEEQSRIMQLETELSLRRAEVEKLQAQLRGSDAGSQQDVYSEAAAGSDTKPETLLKEGGELKENQQEVESLKALLDNKNQEISDMKQKLQQAAKENMEMMDSWKAKFDTLVSDHQRSLEELKASLSGDHSDPAGQEQDPQELRATLEGLKMEHQLEMENLKAKHKIEAAILTKEREDLCSRLQEVKEQLADGNQAWRTKVEAKSSKQALEEATEKLQKAERRLVEMEKLQVEQEKGTGELRERLELSEKKMTDYQALQKAQAESQEEIQKLEEKLRVTANQLQAIQADRYTSHDANVIEDNEISEEKMKLKQNIEETMEKLLKREKEVSTLTSQVEALKSQTAALETKVRSGEKKVDALAKEKLRVEAELEAMTKKSHDASGQLVHISQELLKKERSLNELRVLLLESHRHSRDMEKDLTREVHKAEWKVKEQKLQEDIKTLREKLLLLGRERSSPDHRRYSMLDPSALDSEVSRLRQRLLNTEDALRNALEHNQQVDQLVQAMRRHPEKSPAHGANSSNGIHHQESDIPPDVGTTLI is encoded by the exons ATGAACATGCTGAAGTCCAGTGGACTGAAGATCCCTGGCCGGGGGCCCAAACATTCCAGCCCAGTGGGAAGGAGCTCCGCGGGGGGAACGTCCAGCCCAGTCGCCCCTAAAGACA ACGTCCCGCTGAAGCCCACCACTCCAACTAAAATCTCTGAAGAGGGCGACGATGTTCTGGGGGACTACACAGTCGGAGAACACGTCTGGGTCAACGGCGTCAAACCAGGAGTTATCGCCTACCTGGGGGAGACCCAGTTCGCCCCGGGACAGTGGGCTGGCGTGATTCTGAACGACCTAGTTGGCAAAAACGATGGGTCGGTGGGCGGAGTGCGCTACTTTGAGTGCCAGCCCCTGCAGGGCATCTTCACGAGACCCTCGAAGCTCACCCGACAGCCGGTCGGAGAGGGAAGCGACAGCCACTCCACTGACTCAGTCTCagttcagaatcagaaccagcaGGGCGGCGCCCCCTCTGGCCAGAGGGTGGTGGTGACACTCAGAGAGGGCCTGCTCAACAGCGCCGGGAAAACAGGAAACGAGTCGGGGTCCAACATGTCCGACAGCGGCTCGGTTAAGAAAGGAGGGGACAAGGATCTAAGAGTCGGAGATCGAGTTCTG gtcgGGGGCTCTAAGATGGGAGTCATTCGCTACATGGGGGAGACGGACTTCGCTAAGGGTGAGTGGTGTGGGGTCGAGCTGGACGAGCCTCTGGGGAAGAACGACGGAGCAGTGGCTGGTacaag ATACTTCCAGTGTCTTCCCAAGTTCGGTCTGTTCGCTCCGATCCACAAGGTGATCCGGATCGGCTTCCCGTCCACGAGCCCGGCCAAGGCCAAGAAGAGCAAGCGGGTGGCGATGGGCGTGTCGTCTCTGGCCCACAGccccagcagctcctccatcagTTCAGTCAGCTCGGTGGCCTCCTCCGTGAGCGGACGACCGAGCCGAGCTGGACTG CTGACGGAGACGTCGTCACGTTACGCCCGTAAGATCTCGGGCACCACGGCGCTGCAGGAGGCCCtgaaggagaagcagcagcacatcgAGCAGCTGCTGGCGGAGAGAGACCTGGAGCGAGCCGAGATGGCCAAGGCCACGAGCCACATCAGTGATGTGGAGAAGGAGCTGAACGCCGTGAAGTCGCAGCACGTCCAG TACGTGACGGAGAATGAAGGAACCCTCCAGCAGGTGAAGGCCATGTTGGCCAGCACGCAGAAGGACAAACTGGAACTGGCCAATCAGctggaagaagagaagag GAAGGTGGAGGACCTCCAgttcagggtggaggaggagagcatcACTAAAGGAGACCTGGAG GGGCGATGCACTCATGGCGCAGTATCCTTGAGGTTGGGTAAGAGAACCAag CAAACCACGGTTGAGGAGCAGAGTCGCATCATGCAGCTGGAGACGGAGCTCAGCCTCCGGAGGGCCGAGGTGGAGAAGCTCCAGGCTCAGCTGAGAGGATCTGACGCCGGCTCGCAGCAGGACGTCTACAGCGAGGCCGCGGCGGGGTCCGACACCAAGCCAGAGACCCTGTTGAAGGAGGGCGGCGAGCTCAAAGAGAACCAGCAGGAGGTGGAGTCACTGAAGGCGCTGCTGGATAATAAGAACCAGGAGATCAGTGACATGAAGCAGAAGCTCCAACAGGCCGCGAAGGAGAACATGGAGATGATGGACAGCTGGAAG GCGAAGTTTGACACTTTAGTCAGCGACCACCAGCGCtccctggaggagctgaaggccTCACTGAGCGGTGATCACTCAGATCCAGCAGGACAGGAGCAGGACCCCCAGGAGCTGAGAGCCACTCTGGAGGGCCTGAAGATGGAGCACCAGCTGGAGATGGAGAACCTGAAGGCCAAACACAAGATCGAAGCCGCCATTCTGACCAAGGAGCGCGAGGACCTGTGCTCCCGCCTGCAGGAGGTGAAAGAGCAGCTGGCCGACGGGAACCAGGCGTGGAGGACCAAGGTGGAGGCCAAGAGCAGCAAGCAGGCCCTGGAGGAGGCGACGGAGAAGCTCCAGAAGGCGGAGCGGAGGCTGGTGGAGATGGAGaagctgcaggtggagcaggagaaAGGCAcaggagagctgagagagagactggagcTGTCGGAGAAGAAGATGACGGACTACCAGGCGCTGCAGAAGGCTCAGGCCGAGAGCCAGGAGGAGATCcagaagctggaggagaagctgagggTGACGGCCAACCAGCTGCAGGCCATCCAGGCCGACCGCTACACGTCCCACGATGCTAAC GTGATAGAAGATAACGAGATTtcagaggagaagatgaagctgaAGCAGAACATCGAAG AAACGATGGAGAAGTtgttgaaaagagagaaagaggtctCGACTCTCACGTCGCAGGTCGAAGCCCTCAAATCCCAGACGGCAG CCCTGGAGACCAAAGTTCGCTCCGGGGAGAAGAAAGTCGACGCTCTGGCCAAGGAGAAGCTGCGTGTGGAGGCCGAGCTGGAGGCCATGACCAAGAAGTCCCATGATGCCTCAGGGCAGCTGGTCCACATCAGccaggagctgctgaagaaaGAGAG GAGTCTGAATGAGCTGAGAGTGTTACTGCTGGAGTCCCACCGCCACTCTCGGGACATGGAGAAGGATCTGACCCGGGAGGTGCACAAGGCCGAGTGGAAGGTGAAGGagcagaagctgcaggaggacaTCAAGACGCTGCGcgagaagctgctgctgctg GGTCGAGAGCGTTCCTCACCCGACCACCGGCGGTACTCCATGCTGGACCCCTCGGCTCTGGACTCGGAGGTGAGCCGCCTCCGCCAGCGACTGCTGAACACCGAGGACGCCCTGAGGAATGCCTTGGAGCACAACCAGCAGGTCGACCAGCTGGTCCAGGCCATGCGCCGGCATCCAGAGAAAAGCCCG